A genomic window from Methanovulcanius yangii includes:
- a CDS encoding YbgA family protein produces MAQGSRKRRFTQPRVVISRCIEFEPVRYDGGIIPSREVARLKPYIEFLPVCPEVEIGLGIPRETIRIVRTDGDDHLIQPSTGRDVTREMQTFCTRFLDGIPPVDGFILKNRSPTSGINGVRIYPSAQPSAPVAYGPGFFGGEVLRRYPGYPIEDEGRLRNHRILDHFLTRIYTLADYRLVEEAGTIDALVGFHSHNKLLLMAHNQTGYQELGRLVGSHTKQEESTDLIARYRLLLVPTIARAPTYAENINVMLHSVGRFKHQLKSEEKAVFLDALESYRAGTGTLAGPKNILKSWIARFGDEYLNEQTFFAPYPDALMEYPAEETERGRDLWADFRKAP; encoded by the coding sequence ATGGCGCAGGGGAGCAGAAAACGCCGGTTTACACAGCCAAGGGTTGTGATCAGCAGGTGCATTGAATTCGAACCCGTCCGGTACGACGGGGGCATCATACCAAGCAGGGAAGTCGCCCGTTTGAAACCGTACATTGAATTTTTACCGGTCTGCCCGGAGGTGGAGATAGGTCTTGGGATCCCGCGGGAGACGATACGCATCGTCCGGACAGACGGCGACGACCATCTGATCCAGCCATCAACCGGGCGGGATGTGACAAGGGAAATGCAGACCTTCTGTACCCGGTTTCTGGATGGAATTCCCCCTGTCGACGGATTCATCCTCAAGAACCGCTCGCCGACATCAGGGATCAATGGCGTCCGTATATATCCGTCCGCACAGCCGTCCGCACCTGTCGCATACGGTCCCGGCTTCTTCGGGGGCGAGGTGCTCAGGCGATACCCCGGGTATCCCATCGAAGATGAGGGCCGCCTGCGAAACCATCGCATCCTCGACCATTTCCTCACCCGGATATACACCCTTGCCGACTACCGTCTTGTCGAAGAGGCCGGAACCATCGATGCCCTCGTCGGGTTCCACTCCCACAACAAACTCCTCCTGATGGCCCACAACCAGACCGGGTATCAGGAACTCGGCCGACTGGTCGGGTCCCATACGAAACAGGAAGAATCAACGGATCTCATCGCCCGCTACCGCCTGCTCCTCGTTCCCACCATTGCACGGGCTCCCACCTATGCGGAGAACATCAATGTGATGCTCCACAGTGTCGGACGGTTCAAACACCAGCTAAAATCTGAAGAAAAAGCGGTATTTCTCGATGCCCTCGAAAGCTACAGGGCGGGAACCGGCACGCTTGCCGGCCCGAAAAATATCCTGAAATCATGGATTGCACGGTTTGGGGACGAATACCTGAATGAACAGACATTCTTTGCCCCCTATCCGGATGCACTCATGGAGTACCCGGCCGAGGAGACGGAACGGGGCCGGGATTTGTGGGCTGATTTCCGTAAGGCGCCTTAG
- a CDS encoding amidohydrolase family protein codes for MTPEDDFFTPNTSKYISGACIGKTPQDIYIGPDGTIVAVGTDIGEYRGDADFLVDASGTIATPALVNTHTHAAMTLLRGYADDMYLQEWLSEKIWPLEAHLTGEGVYWGTRLACLEMIRTGTVAYNDMYFFMDEAARATADAGMKGTFAHGFIDLGDEEKREAEIRATKELYAAIAAMENPSLRVAVGPHAPYTVSTEGLEWCAQFSREKDIGLHIHLAETKKEVDDCIEQHGMRPAALLDACGCLTERTVAAHCCWLDEEECRLLAGRGVTVSHNPVSNMKLAVGRAMPYHWLTAAGARVSLGTDGCSSNNNLDLIEEMKFAALLQKFAWNSSVLLPAHEALSLATSVGARALRTGGGAIAPGFAGDIILLGTRTPSMVPLHNAESNIVYAASGAAVSTVFCNGNALMHEGFIPGEEEILSRAQDSANELVSRSLP; via the coding sequence ATGACACCCGAAGACGATTTTTTCACCCCCAATACCTCGAAATACATCAGCGGTGCATGCATCGGCAAAACACCGCAGGACATCTACATCGGCCCCGACGGCACCATCGTTGCGGTCGGCACCGATATCGGCGAGTACCGCGGTGACGCGGATTTCCTCGTCGATGCCTCGGGAACGATCGCCACACCCGCCCTTGTCAATACCCATACGCACGCAGCGATGACACTTCTTCGCGGATATGCAGACGACATGTACCTTCAGGAGTGGCTCAGCGAGAAGATCTGGCCGCTCGAAGCACACCTCACGGGAGAGGGTGTCTACTGGGGGACCCGCCTCGCATGCCTCGAGATGATCCGGACAGGAACCGTCGCCTACAATGACATGTACTTTTTCATGGACGAGGCCGCCCGTGCCACCGCTGATGCCGGAATGAAAGGAACGTTTGCCCACGGGTTCATCGACCTCGGGGACGAAGAGAAACGCGAGGCGGAGATACGGGCCACAAAGGAGTTGTATGCCGCCATTGCCGCGATGGAGAATCCCTCCCTCCGTGTCGCCGTCGGCCCCCATGCACCCTATACCGTCTCCACCGAGGGGCTGGAGTGGTGTGCGCAGTTCAGCCGGGAGAAGGATATCGGCCTTCACATCCACCTTGCAGAGACAAAAAAAGAGGTAGACGACTGCATCGAACAGCATGGCATGCGCCCTGCAGCCCTTCTCGATGCATGCGGATGCCTGACGGAGAGGACCGTGGCCGCCCACTGTTGCTGGCTCGATGAAGAGGAGTGCCGGCTCCTCGCCGGACGCGGGGTCACGGTCTCTCACAACCCCGTCTCGAACATGAAACTGGCGGTGGGCCGGGCGATGCCGTACCACTGGCTGACGGCTGCAGGTGCACGGGTGAGCCTCGGGACCGACGGGTGCTCCTCGAACAACAACCTCGACCTCATCGAGGAGATGAAGTTTGCCGCACTCCTCCAGAAATTTGCATGGAACTCGAGCGTCCTCCTCCCCGCCCACGAAGCTCTGTCGCTTGCGACATCCGTCGGCGCCCGTGCCCTGCGTACCGGTGGCGGAGCGATCGCACCGGGTTTTGCGGGCGACATCATTCTCCTCGGCACCCGGACCCCCTCCATGGTTCCGCTCCATAATGCGGAGTCGAATATTGTCTATGCGGCATCAGGTGCCGCGGTATCCACTGTCTTCTGCAACGGGAACGCACTGATGCATGAAGGATTCATCCCCGGGGAAGAGGAGATTCTCAGCCGGGCGCAGGACTCTGCGAATGAACTGGTTTCCCGTTCCCTACCCTGA
- a CDS encoding nicotinate phosphoribosyltransferase: MDRFGIVDDETITEGACTDIYFDRTVAALTRDGRNPVVTAEVTASSLPGEWGVFCGLNDVVTLLAGRNLSVSALPEGSVFYPGEPVIRIQGPYLEFCIFETALLGFICHASGIATAAAQIKAAAGGRQILSFGSRRQHPAIARMIERAAWIGGADAVSNTCAPKGIPVAGTIPHALIMCYGNPEEAWSAFDRTAPPDVPRVYLCDTYCDEKREVLAAARAGATAVRLDTPRSRRGDMRAILEEVRWELDVHGFEEVEIFLSGGLTIDDVRAYRDIVEAFGVGGAIANAPVIDFSLDIVECGGVPVSKRGKKSGVKDVYAGPGIRVVRPAVLPAPEGAVSLLEAYIESGVLLTGCDMNVARARVLAVIASFSASEK; the protein is encoded by the coding sequence ATGGACAGGTTCGGTATTGTCGACGATGAGACGATCACTGAAGGAGCATGCACGGATATCTATTTTGACCGGACGGTTGCCGCTCTCACACGGGACGGGAGAAACCCGGTCGTGACTGCAGAGGTTACGGCATCGTCCCTTCCCGGCGAGTGGGGAGTGTTCTGCGGCCTCAACGATGTGGTGACCCTCCTTGCGGGCAGGAACCTGAGTGTCAGTGCCCTCCCTGAAGGGAGTGTCTTCTATCCCGGCGAACCCGTCATCAGGATTCAGGGTCCGTATCTGGAATTCTGCATTTTCGAGACCGCGCTCCTCGGGTTCATCTGCCATGCGTCGGGGATTGCGACCGCCGCGGCGCAGATCAAGGCCGCCGCGGGCGGACGGCAGATCCTGTCGTTCGGGTCCCGAAGGCAGCACCCGGCGATCGCACGGATGATCGAACGTGCGGCGTGGATTGGAGGCGCCGATGCCGTAAGCAATACCTGTGCGCCCAAGGGGATCCCGGTGGCGGGCACCATCCCGCATGCGCTCATCATGTGTTATGGCAATCCGGAGGAGGCATGGTCGGCATTTGACCGGACGGCCCCGCCGGACGTGCCCCGGGTGTATCTCTGCGACACCTACTGCGACGAGAAACGCGAGGTACTTGCGGCCGCACGTGCGGGGGCAACCGCCGTTCGCCTCGACACTCCGCGATCACGGCGGGGGGATATGCGGGCAATTCTCGAGGAGGTCCGGTGGGAGCTGGATGTGCACGGGTTTGAGGAGGTGGAGATCTTCCTCTCCGGCGGTCTGACCATCGATGACGTCCGGGCGTATCGCGACATCGTGGAGGCCTTCGGGGTAGGCGGCGCCATTGCAAATGCCCCGGTGATCGACTTCTCTCTCGACATCGTGGAGTGCGGTGGTGTTCCCGTATCCAAGCGGGGGAAGAAGAGCGGCGTCAAGGACGTCTATGCGGGCCCCGGCATCCGTGTCGTCCGCCCGGCCGTCCTGCCAGCGCCTGAGGGGGCCGTCTCCCTGCTCGAAGCATATATCGAGAGCGGCGTCTTGCTCACAGGGTGCGATATGAACGTGGCCCGGGCCCGTGTTCTCGCCGTTATCGCCTCTTTTTCGGCGTCAGAAAAATAA
- a CDS encoding bifunctional 5,6,7,8-tetrahydromethanopterin hydro-lyase/3-hexulose-6-phosphate synthase, whose product MFLIGESLEGEGAELAHIDLMIGDKNGPVGMAFANAASQLSAGHTPLLAVIRPNLLTKPATLIIPKVTLKKEEQVNAIFGAVQAAVAKAVADSVEEGIFDDMDLEETVILASAFLHPTAQDYNRIYRYNYGATKQAIQRAIAGFPDKKTLIHEKDRAGHAVMGFKVHRLWDPPYLQVAMDLVDMKSVERVLRNVPQNDHVLIEAGTPLIKQFGLSVIGEIRKYRPEAFIIADLKTLDTGNLEARMAANASADAVVVSGLAPIATIEKFIIEAKKTGVYSVIDMLNVEKPAELVAELAKRGAVPNVVEMHRAIDAEGDEYNWGDIPAIKKAAGGKLLVATAGGIRQHVVKDALKAGADILVVGRAITASKNICNAAEGFLEELNSEEIDQFRIMTDF is encoded by the coding sequence ATGTTTCTTATAGGAGAATCTCTCGAAGGCGAGGGAGCAGAACTCGCCCACATCGATCTGATGATCGGTGACAAAAACGGCCCCGTCGGGATGGCCTTTGCAAATGCGGCATCACAGCTTTCCGCAGGCCACACCCCGCTTCTGGCGGTCATCCGCCCCAACCTCCTGACCAAACCGGCAACCCTCATCATCCCGAAGGTGACCCTCAAAAAGGAGGAGCAGGTCAATGCAATATTCGGCGCTGTTCAGGCAGCGGTTGCAAAGGCGGTCGCCGATTCTGTCGAGGAAGGCATCTTCGACGATATGGATCTCGAAGAGACCGTCATCCTCGCAAGCGCATTCCTGCACCCCACGGCACAGGACTACAACCGCATCTACCGGTACAACTACGGCGCCACCAAACAGGCAATCCAGCGCGCCATCGCCGGATTCCCGGACAAGAAGACCCTCATCCACGAGAAGGACCGTGCCGGCCACGCCGTCATGGGCTTCAAGGTCCACCGCCTCTGGGACCCGCCCTACCTCCAGGTCGCCATGGACCTCGTCGACATGAAGTCGGTCGAGCGTGTTCTTCGCAATGTGCCCCAGAACGATCACGTGCTCATCGAGGCCGGCACCCCGCTCATCAAACAGTTCGGGCTCAGCGTCATCGGTGAGATCCGCAAATACCGTCCCGAGGCATTCATCATCGCCGACCTCAAGACGCTCGACACCGGCAACCTCGAGGCACGGATGGCAGCCAACGCATCCGCAGACGCGGTCGTCGTCTCCGGGCTTGCACCCATCGCCACCATCGAGAAGTTCATCATCGAGGCAAAGAAGACCGGCGTCTACTCGGTCATCGACATGCTCAATGTCGAAAAGCCCGCAGAACTCGTAGCCGAACTTGCCAAGCGCGGCGCCGTCCCGAACGTCGTCGAGATGCACCGTGCCATCGACGCCGAGGGTGATGAATACAACTGGGGCGACATCCCGGCAATCAAGAAGGCCGCCGGCGGCAAACTCCTCGTCGCAACCGCAGGCGGTATCCGCCAGCACGTGGTGAAGGACGCACTCAAGGCGGGCGCCGACATCCTCGTCGTCGGACGTGCCATCACCGCATCCAAGAATATCTGCAATGCAGCCGAGGGATTCCTGGAAGAACTCAACAGTGAAGAGATCGATCAGTTCAGAATCATGACTGATTTTTAA
- a CDS encoding AMP-binding protein, with the protein MVQPSYASGISNIPLMGMTIGEMLDNTVSKYPDTEAVVAVEQDIRWTYREFNERVEKLGRSLMALGVRKGDRVGIWAMNYAEWLLTQFATAKIGAIMVNINPAYRTFELEYALKQAEIHTLFIQGRFKTSDYVGMFYEACPEAIESRPGKISSEKFPFLKNVVFIGDIPYNGMFTWDEIHEMGENISPEELQEREETLSFDDPINIQYTSGTTGYPKGVVLTHHNVMNNGFTIGEGMSFTEKDRLCIPVPFYHCFGMVLSNMACVTHGSTMVLPSPTFDAEKVLQTVQNERCTALHGVPTMFIAELKHPNFKKYKYDTLRTGIMAGSPCPIEYMRQVADKMNMTEIVIVYGQTETSPGVTMTTTSDPLERRVSTVGKTFPNVELKIIDPQSQKIVPRGMPGEICARGYVVMKCYYNNPSATRSTIDADRWNHTGDLGIMDEEGYVRIVGRIKEMVIRGGENIYPREIEEFFHTNPKIEDAYIIGVPDEKYGEELMAWIKLHDGFEMTEEEVREFCNGRIARYKIPRYVKFVDGFPITVSGKIRKVEMREISIKELGLEDEASIETA; encoded by the coding sequence ATGGTTCAGCCAAGTTACGCAAGCGGTATTTCAAACATTCCCCTGATGGGAATGACAATAGGTGAGATGCTGGACAATACGGTCAGTAAATATCCGGATACCGAAGCTGTGGTCGCAGTCGAACAGGATATCCGCTGGACATACCGTGAATTCAATGAGCGGGTCGAAAAGCTTGGCCGCAGCCTCATGGCACTCGGGGTGCGCAAAGGGGACCGTGTCGGCATCTGGGCGATGAACTATGCCGAATGGCTTCTAACACAGTTTGCCACGGCAAAGATCGGTGCGATCATGGTCAATATCAACCCGGCGTACCGTACCTTCGAGCTGGAATACGCGCTGAAACAGGCTGAAATCCATACGCTTTTTATCCAGGGGCGCTTCAAGACCTCGGATTATGTCGGCATGTTCTATGAAGCATGCCCCGAGGCGATCGAGTCGAGACCGGGAAAGATCTCCAGCGAAAAATTCCCCTTCCTGAAAAATGTGGTCTTCATCGGCGATATTCCGTACAACGGCATGTTCACATGGGACGAGATCCATGAAATGGGAGAGAATATCAGTCCCGAAGAGCTGCAGGAACGCGAGGAAACCCTCTCCTTTGACGACCCCATCAATATCCAGTACACCTCCGGGACCACCGGATACCCGAAGGGAGTGGTGCTGACCCATCATAACGTAATGAACAACGGCTTTACGATCGGCGAAGGAATGTCGTTTACCGAGAAGGACCGCCTCTGTATCCCGGTGCCATTCTACCACTGTTTCGGGATGGTGCTCTCCAACATGGCCTGTGTCACCCACGGCTCGACCATGGTTCTCCCGTCGCCCACCTTCGATGCGGAGAAGGTGCTCCAGACGGTGCAGAATGAACGGTGCACGGCACTGCACGGGGTTCCCACGATGTTCATCGCCGAACTGAAGCACCCGAACTTCAAGAAATACAAATACGACACCCTCCGGACCGGCATCATGGCAGGGTCTCCATGCCCCATTGAGTACATGCGGCAGGTGGCCGACAAGATGAACATGACGGAGATCGTGATCGTCTATGGCCAGACGGAGACATCCCCCGGGGTTACGATGACGACCACCTCCGATCCGCTCGAGCGGCGGGTGTCGACGGTGGGCAAGACATTTCCCAATGTCGAACTCAAGATCATCGACCCCCAGTCCCAGAAGATCGTTCCCCGCGGGATGCCCGGCGAGATCTGCGCCCGCGGATATGTCGTGATGAAGTGCTACTACAACAATCCGAGCGCAACCCGCAGTACCATCGATGCCGACCGGTGGAACCATACCGGGGATCTCGGCATCATGGACGAAGAGGGGTATGTCCGGATTGTCGGGAGAATCAAGGAGATGGTCATCCGGGGAGGAGAGAATATTTATCCCCGCGAGATCGAGGAATTCTTCCATACCAACCCGAAGATCGAGGATGCGTACATCATCGGTGTACCGGATGAAAAGTACGGCGAAGAGCTGATGGCATGGATAAAACTCCATGATGGATTTGAGATGACCGAAGAAGAGGTCAGGGAGTTCTGTAACGGGCGGATTGCGAGGTACAAGATCCCGAGGTATGTCAAGTTCGTCGACGGATTCCCCATTACGGTGTCGGGGAAGATAAGAAAAGTCGAGATGCGGGAGATCTCGATAAAGGAACTGGGCCTCGAGGATGAGGCCAGCATCGAGACCGCCTAA
- a CDS encoding MTAP family purine nucleoside phosphorylase, which yields MEEQKYDMHGIHRADAQYHIHRSGGGDRTMLAIIGGTSLFHADLPDLSRTVTHTPYGPAELYLGEVALLLRHQFNRPPHRINFRAMASALALAGVDRVVALGSVGSLRTAHPPGTILIPDDYLSMAPVPSIHNHMQQHVMPEIDAGLRTRLTEIIPDARNGGVYAQTAGPRIETRAEIAALAKVADVVGMTVASEATLCNELGIRFAAVCMVDNYAHGVTEDILSYEHILAMAKANTKRTETIVTSIITTLGANE from the coding sequence GTGGAAGAACAAAAATATGATATGCATGGAATCCATCGTGCGGATGCACAGTATCATATCCATCGGTCAGGCGGAGGTGACAGGACGATGCTCGCCATAATCGGTGGGACAAGTCTCTTTCACGCAGACCTCCCCGACCTGTCCCGGACGGTGACGCATACCCCATACGGACCGGCCGAACTCTATCTGGGCGAGGTGGCCCTCCTTCTCCGGCATCAGTTCAACCGGCCGCCTCACCGGATCAACTTCCGTGCGATGGCATCGGCGCTCGCCCTTGCAGGCGTCGACCGCGTGGTTGCATTGGGTTCGGTCGGGTCCCTCAGGACCGCTCATCCGCCGGGGACGATACTCATCCCGGACGATTACCTCTCCATGGCCCCGGTCCCGAGTATCCACAACCATATGCAGCAGCATGTGATGCCCGAGATCGATGCAGGACTGCGCACCCGCCTTACGGAGATCATCCCGGACGCACGCAACGGCGGCGTCTATGCGCAGACCGCCGGGCCACGTATCGAGACACGGGCGGAGATAGCAGCCCTTGCAAAGGTCGCCGATGTGGTCGGCATGACGGTCGCCTCCGAAGCGACCCTCTGCAACGAGCTTGGCATCCGGTTTGCCGCCGTCTGCATGGTGGACAACTATGCCCACGGGGTCACGGAGGACATCCTCTCCTACGAGCACATCCTTGCGATGGCAAAGGCAAACACCAAACGCACGGAAACGATTGTCACATCCATCATCACCACCCTCGGAGCAAACGAATGA
- a CDS encoding DUF47 domain-containing protein — MRDWIIPQDDQFFDLLEQSAQNVRAGAEHLVYTVENFENVKNKCHKMKALEHKGDEITHQIYQLLNKTFITPIEPEEISKLAASLDDVLDFIDGAIRMMYLYGIEETDNYMVELSKLILVSTEELEQAVKGIRDLKHANAVEEQCIEINRLENLGDDLLGDAIREIFTCSDAIRIIKYKDIYEKLESATDRCENAANVLSDIAIRHS, encoded by the coding sequence ATGCGCGACTGGATTATACCTCAGGACGACCAGTTCTTTGACCTCCTGGAACAATCTGCACAGAATGTCCGGGCGGGAGCTGAACATCTGGTCTATACCGTGGAAAATTTTGAGAATGTAAAGAACAAGTGCCACAAGATGAAGGCGCTGGAGCACAAGGGCGACGAGATTACCCACCAGATATACCAGCTCCTCAATAAGACGTTTATCACTCCCATCGAGCCGGAGGAGATCTCGAAACTCGCCGCCTCCCTTGACGATGTTCTTGACTTCATCGACGGTGCAATACGGATGATGTACCTCTATGGCATCGAGGAGACGGACAACTATATGGTCGAATTGTCCAAGCTGATCCTCGTTTCAACGGAAGAACTCGAACAGGCGGTAAAAGGAATACGCGATCTGAAGCACGCGAACGCGGTCGAAGAGCAGTGCATTGAGATCAACCGCCTGGAAAACCTCGGGGACGATCTTCTCGGGGATGCAATACGGGAGATCTTCACCTGTTCGGATGCCATCAGGATTATCAAATACAAGGATATCTACGAAAAACTGGAGAGCGCAACGGACAGATGCGAAAATGCTGCGAACGTCCTCAGTGATATCGCAATCCGGCATTCCTGA
- the cooS gene encoding anaerobic carbon-monoxide dehydrogenase catalytic subunit — MEDDRISYHASVRAMYEKLRADGMSNVWDRYEAQGFGGDPDKRCGFCMAGARCDFCSNGPCRVNAEEDKRGVCGISADGIAMRMMLLRNLMGASTYHYHADKTVRTLRQTALGKTPFSIREPEKLITFAERLGITPGDTIEETALRVCDVVEKDFISPVEHESTVVAALAPWERQEVWKNLGIFPGGIHAEIMNATGSCLTNVDGYYVSLALKAMRLSIAMAYQSQLVLEHLQDVLYGIPRPHEVRVDLGVLDPDYVNVLPNGHEPFLGFALIDVAREEKWQEKARSAGAKGLRIIGNIETGQEMIQRWENDEVFYGYTGNWIMQEAILATGAVDVFVADMNCSLPLDPVYADKYKFVLLPVSDLVAFEGADTRLNYAPREAEQQAEAILAMAIDNYPRRRAAVTPVTGFPVGTAIAGFSPESITEALGGSLTPLLDAVKEGTIRGIVGLVSCTTLRDSGQDVKTVALAKELVHRDILVLSMGCGSAALQVAGLCSPEAKEFAGKGLGGLCEALGIPPVLSFGTCTDTGRCADLLYAVSEALGGVPVADLPVAAAAPEYMEQKATIDAIFALAFGLYTYVNPVPTVTGGPNLVRLLTSELPDITGGVLHLEEDTQAAANGIADHIESKRTKLGL, encoded by the coding sequence ATGGAGGATGACAGAATATCTTATCATGCATCCGTTCGTGCGATGTATGAAAAACTCCGTGCCGACGGGATGTCGAACGTATGGGACCGCTACGAGGCGCAGGGATTCGGCGGCGACCCGGACAAGCGATGCGGGTTCTGCATGGCAGGGGCACGCTGTGACTTCTGTTCCAATGGTCCGTGCCGGGTAAATGCCGAAGAGGATAAACGGGGTGTCTGCGGCATATCTGCTGACGGCATTGCGATGCGGATGATGCTCCTGCGCAACCTCATGGGAGCCTCTACATATCATTATCATGCTGATAAGACGGTCCGTACTCTCCGGCAGACGGCCCTTGGAAAGACGCCCTTTTCCATACGGGAACCGGAGAAGCTGATAACCTTCGCCGAACGGCTTGGGATCACTCCCGGCGATACCATCGAGGAGACGGCGCTGCGGGTATGTGATGTTGTCGAGAAGGACTTCATCTCCCCGGTCGAGCATGAAAGCACTGTTGTTGCGGCACTCGCTCCGTGGGAACGACAGGAAGTATGGAAGAATCTGGGAATCTTTCCCGGCGGTATTCATGCAGAGATCATGAACGCGACCGGTTCGTGCCTGACCAATGTCGACGGGTATTATGTGAGCCTTGCCCTGAAGGCGATGCGCCTGTCGATTGCGATGGCATACCAGAGCCAGCTCGTCCTCGAACATCTTCAGGACGTGCTCTACGGCATCCCGAGGCCGCATGAGGTCCGGGTGGATCTGGGCGTGCTCGACCCCGATTACGTCAATGTACTTCCGAACGGCCATGAACCCTTCCTTGGGTTTGCCCTCATCGATGTCGCACGGGAGGAGAAGTGGCAGGAGAAGGCACGGTCCGCCGGGGCAAAAGGTCTTCGGATCATCGGCAATATCGAGACCGGGCAGGAGATGATCCAGCGGTGGGAGAATGACGAGGTCTTCTACGGGTACACCGGCAACTGGATCATGCAGGAGGCGATTCTTGCGACGGGGGCGGTGGATGTCTTTGTCGCGGACATGAACTGCTCCCTCCCCCTCGACCCGGTCTATGCTGACAAATACAAATTTGTCCTCCTGCCGGTCAGCGATCTTGTTGCCTTTGAAGGAGCGGACACACGCCTGAACTATGCACCCCGGGAAGCAGAGCAGCAGGCCGAGGCCATCCTTGCCATGGCAATTGATAATTATCCCCGCAGACGGGCTGCCGTGACGCCCGTCACCGGCTTTCCCGTGGGAACGGCGATAGCGGGATTCTCCCCCGAGAGCATCACCGAGGCATTGGGCGGTTCCCTTACTCCTCTTCTCGATGCGGTAAAGGAGGGAACCATACGCGGGATCGTGGGACTGGTCTCCTGCACCACGCTCCGGGATTCGGGACAGGATGTGAAAACCGTCGCCCTTGCAAAAGAGCTCGTTCACCGGGACATCCTTGTCCTCTCGATGGGGTGCGGCAGCGCCGCCCTTCAGGTAGCGGGCCTCTGTTCGCCTGAGGCGAAGGAATTTGCCGGGAAAGGTCTCGGTGGTCTCTGTGAGGCCCTTGGTATCCCGCCGGTCCTGAGCTTTGGCACCTGCACCGATACCGGCCGGTGTGCGGATCTTCTGTATGCGGTCTCGGAAGCGCTCGGGGGAGTTCCCGTCGCCGACCTGCCGGTTGCCGCCGCTGCTCCCGAGTACATGGAACAGAAGGCGACGATCGATGCCATCTTCGCCCTTGCCTTCGGGCTCTACACCTATGTCAACCCGGTCCCGACCGTCACCGGGGGGCCGAATCTCGTACGGCTCCTCACATCAGAACTCCCCGACATCACCGGGGGCGTCCTGCATCTCGAAGAGGATACCCAAGCTGCCGCGAATGGAATTGCAGACCATATCGAGAGCAAAAGGACAAAGCTCGGGCTCTGA